CGAACTCAGCCCGTCCTTCATCGTCGGTCGTCTTTTCGTCGAGCGTTTCCGTATACGAATCTTTTCCGGTATACGGATCGGAAAATACGTAGCCGCGGTACTGCGGAAAGCGCATATATCCCGGAGCGAGCGAAATCTCCGCCGAAACTTTATTGCCCGCCGCGACCGTGCCGAAGAGGTTTCTCAGCTTTACGACACCCGTAAGCTTTGCCGGCCGGATCCAACCTAAAGCCGGAAGCGGGTCGAAAGCCGTCGAAATCGAAAGCGTATCCGGCAAAAATTCTTCGACTTTGACCGTTTCGTTTCCGAGGAAAACGCGTTCGATTTTTCCGTCGGAACGCTGTTTTCTGAAATATGCGGAAACGTTGTATTCGCCGGTCGGAGAGTAGGATTGCGTGGAGAATTTGATTTCTTCAAAGCCCGCGTCGTTGAGCGCGAATTCTTTGTCGACTATCTCCGTGCCGTTCGGATCCGTGACGACGTAGGCGAGAGGAGTTCCCGCAAGGCTTTTCGCCCAATTTCCCGCTTTGACGATGAGACCGAGTTTTGCCGTATCTCCCGGCCGGTAGATGCCGCGGTCTGAAAAAATATAGGTGTGAATCGCATCGGGGTCGAGCGCGCCGTATTCGCCGCCCGTATTGAAATCCGAATAATCGAGCGAACGTCCGTAATCGGCATACGGCATAAATGCGAAGTCGCCTCCGTTTATCGCAGTATAGGCGACGGGACGATGTTCCTTGTTGTTCATCGAAAGAGAAGGAAGCGTTACGTGGCCGTCGGATGCCGTAACGCCCGAAGCGAGCGTGTCGCCGTTGAGCGCGACGACTCGTATTTCGGAACCCGCGACAGGGCGCCCCGTCGCAATCGACTGCACGAATACGTCGCAGGTTTTGTCGGCATTTTTTTTAACGATGATCCCCTGATCGGTTACGAGGATGAGCCGCTCGTCGCCGCTTCCATTTTTTTCGCTCGACACGCGGAACAAAAAGAGACCGTACTTGAGATGCTGCGACGGGATCGAATTCAAATAGCCTGAAAAATCGAAGTTCGTATACGACGGTTTTTTCGCGCTCGTCGCAGCGACCGAAGCGTCGGAACGATAGACCGCACTCACATTGTTTTGATTGAAGATATAGTCGTAGTTGAACGAAAAATTTTTCATATCGCCGTTCGACATCGACGCGATGTGATTGATTTCGTCGCTTTGCATGCGCCACACCGTGTAGTACACTTTGTCGACGCCGCGCGTGAGCACCGGAATTTTTTTGCTGCCGCGCATCGAAATGATCGTACCGTCCGATAAAATCGTCGTCTCTTTCGGATAGGAGCGCACCTTTACGACTTCTTCATACGGATCGGTCAGATAATAATCGCCGTAAAATTTCGCACCGTCTTTTACCGCGACGTACAGATACGCGCCCGGCTTCGCATCGATTACAAACGAATGCATCGTATCGTATTCGAGTTCCGACGGCAACGCCGTAAACGAAAGCGCTTTACTGTTTTTAATAACGGTGTCGGTAACCTCTTCTTCGCTGTACCACTCGTAATCTTTTGCGCCGCGCCTGCCCGGTTCTGCGGGTTTATCCTGCGGCAGTTCGTATACCGAAAGCGCGCTTTGCAAATTGTCGGCGCTTATCTTTGCCGTCGTTTCGATCGCGATCACCTGCTCGTATTCCTGCGCGTCGTTTTTGACAAGGGTAAAATCTATCGATTCGATTTTGGCATAGCTTGAAGAGCCGGGAACGGTAACCGATGCCGTCATCTTTTTCAAAGGCGACCCGCCCGAAGTCGATTTGATTCCCGCCGCAATCGCGATGTTCATCGTTACGTCTTTTGCAGGCACGCCGAGCGGTTCGGACGCGAAAAACGCCGTGCGCTTATCGTCGCTCAAACCCGCCGTGACCGTATAGCTGCGTTTTTCGAAAGTGCCGCTTTTCGGATTTTTCATATCGGGAGAAAGCGAGACGAGCTTTTCTATGCCGTCGGAGTTTATCGGAAAATTCGCACGAAGCGAAAAAGAGATATATTTTTTTGCGGGGTCGGCGGCGTCGATGCAGAATTCCTCATCTTCGATTTCCGCATAAAAATCGTCGGTTGAAAATTTTGCCGTATACGAACGGATTTTAACGTGGTCTGCAAAATCTTTTTTTGAAAACGAAATCTGATACTGCGTACCGAGCGGCCACGGCTCGGAAGGCGTAAAGACGAGTTCGTCGGAACCGATCCATCGCCACTCGCCTGCCATATCGGGTTTCATCGTTATGCCGCCGGCAACGATTTTATCGGCATCGTCTATTTTCGCCGCGGAACCGTTGAATGAAACGACGAGCGGATCTTTCGCGTTTTCGAGCAAGTCCGGCTCTTCGACCGAATAACCGATTTCCATTTTAAGCGGCATCTTCGACGAGATAAATGCCCATGCAAACAAACCCGCGACGGCGAGCACGATGAGGCCGACAAGGGATGCGAGCGAAATGAGAGCGATTTTCCGCGCTTTTTTAAATCCGGCTTTATTGCGGAAAAAGAAACGACCGATCGCCTTCATCCATTCAGGCGCTTCATACGTTCCGAAAATTTTTGACCACGCGATTTTACCCATACAGCTGTCTCCCAATCAACACCCCCGACTCAAGCGTCGGGGTATGTTGTTCTCATAAGGTGGTTGCAGTCGGCTTTAATACCCTTTGTTACGACGCAAGCGTCGGGGTATTAAACCCTCCGCACGAATAAAAAAGGGATATGCCGCCGCAGATTTCAAAGAAGATTATAACATTTTAATCTTTACTAAACAATCGCAGATCACTATGATAAACGGGACGAAATCAATCGAATACATATATACGGCTACACGGAAGAACGCTAACAAGCGACGGCCGCATCGGCGTCGCTTTCAGCTCATTATACGAAGCAGGAGGTATGATAAAAAGCGCCGTCTGAAATAGCGCCGTCACTTTTTATCTCGAGTTTGCTCGGATGTTTGCAGAAAACTTGTATACGTATTGTTCCTGTAAAAATTAGGATGGATACGATACATTTTATTTTGCAAACTCGACTATATAACGTGCGCGCTCGCGCGCACGGCTAAAAACTTTTTCGGAAGTTGAAACTTCCTGCAAAAGTTTTTATGGAGGTAATATGAAGTACGCAACGTTCAGCATCCCCAACAGGATCGTCCACGGTGCAGGTGCATTGGAGTTTCTTTCCACGTTGGAAGGGAAAAAAGCGGTCATAGTCACCGGCGGAAGCTCGATGAAAAAATTCGGATTCATCGATGAAGCTAAAGGCTATTTGGAAAAAGCGGGAATGCAGGTGGAAGTCATAGACGGCGTTGAACCCGATCCTTCCATTAAAACCTGTAAAGACGGCGGGGCGAAGATGGCCGAATTCAAGCCCGACTGGATCATCGCATTGGGCGGCGGATCCTCGATGGACGCCGCCAAAATCATGTGGGTGTATTACGAATATCCGGGCTATAATTTCGACGATTTGGTCGCATTCAAATTTCCGAAGCTGCGGACAAAAGCAAAACTGATCGGCATCCCGTCCACGTCCGGCACGGCGTCCGAAATCACGGCGTTTTCCGTTATCACCGACAGAGAAAAAAATATCAAATACCCTTTGGTCAGTCCCGATATCATTCCCGATATCGCCATCGTCGACGATAGAATTCCGGCAAAGATGCCGCCGCTCGTTACGGCGCAAACCGGTATGGACGTCATGACGCATGCGATCGAAGCGTATGTTTCGACCGCCCATGACGATTACACCGATCCCTATGCGCTCGAAGCGATCCGGCTCGTATTCGAATATCTCGAACGGGCAGTCGCAAACGGCAGCGATATGGAAGCGCGCGGAAAGATGCATACGGCATCTACCGTTGCGGGTATCGCGTTCAGCAACTGTTCGCTCGGCATCGTGCATTCTATGGCGCATAAGATCGGCGGAGAATTTCATTTGACACACGGAGAGGCGAACGCCATCATGCTTCCGTACATCATCGACTACAACAGAAAGGAAACCGACCGCTACAGCAAATTGGAAGGCGCTTTGGGCATAGATGATATCGCAAAAGCGGTGACGGCTTTAAATAGAAAGGTCGGCATTACGCGCACGATTCAAGAAGGCAAAAACACCGTCATCCCCGAAGATGCATTCCTCAAGGTATTGGATCTGATGAGCGAGCGGGCATTCAACGATGCGTGTACGCTTACCAATCCGAGAAAAACATCGCCTGCCGATATTAAAAAGATTTACCTCGCTGCATACTACGGCAAAGACATCGACTTCTAAAAGCAGCCGCGCGCATTGCGCAGCAGCGTGATCTTACCCGCAGCGGAGATGCAATTGCCTTCGCTGCGGTTTTTTTTCGCATGGGATTGTCCCCGACTTTTGAAACAGGCCCGTCTCTCCGTTTTGACAGACAATCGACGAATGATGTAGCGCGATAAACCTGCACGCGCGAACGGAAAGAGGTCATGGGTAAAAATTGATTTCCGTTTTGCGCAAGGTTGTCCGTTCCGATTTACTTTATTTTCACCAACTGCTAAAATAGCGCTATGATTTTTTCAGCGACCGAAATCGAACAGACTGTCAATATGTTTATGCGGCAAAAGCTCGACATCCGCGCGATCACGATGGGCATTTCGCTGCGGGACTGCATTTCAGACGACGGCAAAAAATGCCGAAACCGCATCTACGATAAAATTATGAAGCGGGCGGGAAACCTCGTCAAAGTCGGCCGCGAAATCGAAGCGGAATTCGGAGTGCCTATCATTAACAAACGTATTGCTGTCACGCCGATTGCGATGATTGCGGAAGCGAGCGGCGAACGAAATTACGTCGCGTGGGCGGAAACGCTCGACAAAGCCGCAAAGGAACTCGGCGTCGATTTTGCCGGCGGTTTTTCGGCTCTCGTGCAAAAGGGTATCACTGCGGGCGACGCCGTCCTTATCGATTCTATTCCCGCGGCTCTTGCATGCACCGAACGGGTGTGTTCGTCGGTCAATCTCGGTTCGACGAAGAGCGGCATCAATATGGACGCCGTAAAACTCATGGGACAAATCGTCAAAAAAACGGCGGAGCGCACGAAAGAAAAAGACGGCATCGGCTGCGCAAAGCTCGTCGTGTTCTGCAACGCTCCGGAAGACAATCCGTTTATGGCGGGCGCTTTTCACGGACCGGGAGAAGGGGATGCGGTACTGAGTGTCGGCGTTTCGGGACCGGGCGTCATCCTCGCCGCCGCAAAAGAATACAAAGGAAAGCCGATCGACGAACTTGCCGACGGCATCAAAAAAACGGCGTTCAAAGTTTCGCGCATGGGACAGCTTGTCGGAACGGAAGCGGCGCACCGGCTCGGCGTCGAATTCGGCATCCTCGATCTGTCGCTTGCGCCGACTCCCGCCGTCGGAGATTCGGTTGCGCGCATCCTCGAAGAATGCGGCCTTGAAAGCGCGGGCGCACCCGGTACGACGGCAGCTCTCGCTATGCTCACCGACATGGTAAAAAAGGGCGGCGTTATGGCGAGTACGAAAGTCGGCGGTCTTTCGGGCGCCTTCATTCCCGTGTCGGAAGACGAGGGGATGATACGCGCGGTAAAAGAGCACTCGATTACGCTCGAAAAACTCGAAGCGATGACGACGGTGTGTTCGGTCGGCCTCGACATGATAGCGATCCCCGGCGATACGGAAGCGTCGACTATCAGCGGCATCATCGCGGATGAACTGGCGATCGGTATGGTCAACAACAAAACGACCGCAGTGCGCGTCATCCCCGTTCCCGGAAAAACGACGGGCGATTGGGCGGAGTTCGGCGGCCTCTTAGGCGGTGCGCCGATTATGGCGGTGAACGCGTTCGGCTGTAAAGAATTTATCGATCGCGGCGGCCGCATTCCCGCTCCCATTCACAGCTTCAGAAATTAACAGGTCGAACGTCGAGTTTTAGGAAATTCGAAATTGAAATTAATAATTTGCAAGTGTCGCCGTTTATTGATGTACGAAAAAATCGGAAGGTATCTTTATGCGCTTTATTCCGGTCGATGAAAAAAAGAAAGCGGAAACGCTCGCTTTCCTCACAAAGTACGAACGCACTTGCGTATCGCTTATCGAACATGTCCGCCGCGGCGAAAGCGACATTTTCTCGATCGAAGGCGATGCGCGCGAAACGCTCGGCGTCATAAGCGTCAAAAGCAGAATGCTCCTGTGTGTTCCGAATGCACGTTCGCTGCAAAACGATAAAGCGTTTTGCTCATCCCTCAAAGTATTTTTGTCGGACAAAAAAATCTCATGCGTAAACGGAGAAGCCGAAGCGTCGCACCTCATCATGAAAATTTTTGCGGAACTCGGCAGGACGCCGCTCCACATAAACGAATATGCGCTCATGACGCTTTCCGAAGCGGCGTTAAAAAACCTCAAGACAAAAGAAGGTCGGTATGCGTCGGTATCGGAAGGACAGCAAACGCTCATTGCCCGGCATACGGCGAGAGCCGCCGGTGAAAAAGCGTATTGTGAACAATTTAAAATAGTCCGATGCGGTATAAAGGATGCGGATGCGCTCATGCCGCTGCAACTCGCATACGAAGCCGAAGAAGTGCTGCCGCCGTGCAGGACGCAAAATCCCGCCGTTACCCGAAAAAATCTCGAACGCATTTTAAAAACCGAATACGTTCTTGCGCTGCAAAACTCACGCGGCGAGACGGCTGCAAAGGCGAACACGAATGCGATCGGTATCCGCTGGGCGCAGATAGGCGGAGTGTACACTGCTCCCGATTTCAGAAGAAAGGGGTGCGCGTCGCTCCTCGTCGAAACGCTCGCCGAAAAAATCGTCGCATCGAATCGGCTGCCGGTGCTCTACGCACGGAACGGAAATGAGGGCGCACAAAAAGCATATTCGGCGATCGGTTTTACGAAGACGGGCGGCTTTACGATTGCGTATTATTAAGTCGAATGCCGCGTTCCGATAGTGTTTTAAAACAAAGGGCTGTTTTCGACCTGTCACCTTATCGATTGTAAAATTTTTTATTGTTTTTTTGGGCTATGCGGCGAATTTCGTGGTATAATGGCACTTATATCGCGGAGGTGCGCTGTGTCCGAAAAAAAATATATCGTTGCGCTCGATCAGGGAACGACGTCGTCGCGGGCTGTCGTGTTCAATCACGGGGCGAATAAGGTTGCAAGCGCGCAGCAGGAATTCAATCAATATTATCCGAAGCCCGGCTGGGTCGAACACGATGCCGAAGAATTGTTTTTGAGTCAGCTTTCGGTACTCCGAGAAGCCGTGCGGAGCGCCCGCATAGAAGAAGGGCAGATTGCGGCTATCGGCATAACGAATCAGCGGGAAACGGTCGTATTGTGGGATAAGGCGACGGGAAAGCCCGTGTACCGCGCCATCGTATGGCAATGCCGCCGAACGGCCGAACTCGCCGATGAATTGGTACTGTCGGGACAGGGGGACGTGATCCGCGAAAAAACGGGCTTGCTTCCCGACGCGTATTTTTCCGGTACGAAAATCAAATGGATTTTGGACAACGTCGAAGGCGTGCGTAAACGCGCGGAAAACGGAGAGATCCTTGCCGGTACGATAGATACGTGGCTCGTGTGGAAGCTGAGCGGCGGCAAATGTCACGTGACGGATTATACGAATGCGTGCCGCACGATGCTTTTCAATATTCACACGCTGAAATGGGACGACGACCTTTTGCAGCTGCTCGGTATACCGCGCTGTATCCTTCCCGACGTAAAAGATTCATCGTGCGTGTATACGACGACCGACAAGAACGTATGCGGTTTCGAAGTTCCTATCGCTTCCGTCATCGGCGATCAGCAGGCGGCGCTTTTCGGTCAAGGCTGCTTTAACGAAGGCGAAACGAAATCGACGTACGGTACCGGCTGCTTTATGCTCATGCACACGGGAACGAAGCCGGTTGCTTCTTCGCATAAGCTTTTGACGACGATTGCGCTCGGCATAAACGGTTCCGTGACATACGCGCTCGAAGGCAGCGTGTTTATCGGCGGAGCGCTCATCAAATGGCTGCGTGACGAACTCGGTCTTATTAAAACTGCACATGAATGCGATACGCTTGCAGAAACCGTTTCCGATTCGAACGACGTGATTATCGTGCCGGCTTTTACGGGGCTCGGTGCGCCGTATTGGGATCCCTACGCGCGCGGTACGATTGCGGGACTGACGCGCGGTGTGAATAAAGCGCACATCTGCCGTGCGGCGCTCGAAGCGATCGCGTTTCAAGTAAAGGACGAGCTTGAGTGCATGAAAGAGGATGCAGGCTGTGCGATTCCGACGCTCAAAGTCGACGGCGGGGCGAGCGTGAGCAATCCGATGATGCAGTTTCAATCCGACATCCTCGATACGCCCGTGTACCGGCCGAAAAACGTCGAAACGACGGTGACGGGCGCGGCCTTTCTTGCGGGGCTTGCCGTAGGTGTTTGGCACGATAAAGACGAATTGCTCGGCTTTTGGAAAATGGATAAAATTTTTACTCCCGAGATGGAAAATAAAAAGCGCGATGCGCTGTACGCGTCGTGGAAGCGTGCGGTCGAACGTGCAAAAGGCTGGGCGATACATTAATAGGTCAAATGTCGAGTTTTGAAAATCTTAGCGAAATTGAACTTAATAATTTTTTCTGCTCATTGATAATTTTTTCCCGGTTGCTTGAAAACTTCGGTTTTTAGAAGCGCCGATAATCGATAGGTAACTATGTTTGCTGGAGGCATCATGAATAGCATGATTACGTATGATGTCGCAATAATCGGCGCGGGAATCACCGGCGCCTGCATTGCGCGGGAGCTTGCAAAAACTTCCGCAAAGGTCGCGCTCATCGAAAAAGAAAACGATGTTGCGTGCGGCAGTTCGAAAGCGAACTCCGCGATCGTTCACGGAGGATTCGATCCCGTGCCGGGTACGCTCATGGCGCGCCTCAACGTGCGCGGAAGCGAACTGTATCCGGAACTTGCAAAAAAATTGCATTTCGATTACGAAAATAACGGCTCGCTCGTTATCGCCTTCGACGAGCAGGGCAGGACGCTTTTAAATACGCTGCTCGACCGCGGCAAAAAAAACGGCGTAAAGGATTTGCGTATCGTTGAAAGCGAAGAACTGCACGATATGGAACCGAATCTCGGCGACAATTCGCTTGCGGCGCTGTACTCTCCGACTGCGGGGATCATGTGTCCGTACAAAGCGACGTGGGCCTTTGCCGAAAGCGCGGTCATAAACGGCGCGGAATTCTTCAGAAATACGGCGGTTCACGCGATCGAAAAAACGGACGGTATCTTCGTGCTGCGTACGGGGCACGGAGAGATCCGCGCGAAGTACGTCGTAAACGCCGCAGGCATCTTTGCGGATAAAGTGAGCGCGATGGCGGGCGCTCGAAAATTCGTCATCAAGCAGCGGCGCGGTGAATACTGTCTTCTCGATAACAACTGTAAATCCCTCGTCAATCATACGCTCTTTCAAACGCCGACCGCGCTCGGAAAAGGCGTGCTCGTAACGCAGACCGTCGACGGCAATATTCTGATCGGACCGAGCGCCGACGATCAAAGCGGCGATATGAACGGCTATACCGGTACGACCGCCGCATCGCAGGCGGACGTGCTTGCAAAAGCGTCGCTGACGATCCCCGATATTCCCCGCGGCAATATTATCAATTCCTTTGCCGGTATCCGCGCGATCGCCTGCGAAGCGGATGAAAACGGAAATGCGGGCGAAAGCGTCGAAGATTTTATCATCGAAGAAGATGCGAACGTAAAAGGTTTTATCAACGCGAGCGGTATCTGCTCGCCCGGTCTTTCAGCCGCTCCGGCAATTGCCGAATACGTCGCGGAACTGCTTAAAAGCGCGGGTCTCGCTGTAAAAAAGCGAAACGATTTTATCGAAGAGCGAAAGGGGATCACCGCTTTTCATACGGCGGATATTGCGATGCGCTTAAAACTTATTAAAGAAGATCCGCTGTACGGGCAGATCATCTGCCGCTGCGAAACGGTAACCGAAGCGGAAATCGTGCAGGCGATCCGTTCTCCGCTCGGCGCGCTCGATGTCGACGGCATCAAGCGGAGGACGCGAGCGGGCATGGGCAGGTGCCAAAGCGGTTTTTGCTCGCCGCGCGTTACGGAAATCCTTTCGCGCGAAGCGCATATTCCGATGACGTCGGTGACGAAAAAGGGCGGGGCGTCGTTCATGCTTGCAGGCAAAACGCGCGACTTTTCCGACGATGAATCGATGCAGGGGGCAAAACGATGAGCAATACGATATACGATGCGGTCATTGTCGGCGGCGGGCCGGCCGGTCTTGCCGCAGCCGTTTCGGCACACGACAACGGGGCTGAAAAATTATTGATTTTGGAACGCGATTCGAAGCTCGGCGGAATTCTTTTGCAGTGCATTCACAACGGATTCGGTCTTCACTATTTCGGAGAGGAGCTGACGGGTCCCGAATACGCCGGCCGCTTTGTCTCTCAGGTTCGCGGGCGGGGTATCGAATACAAAACGGATACGATGGTCATTTCGATCGATAAGGCGGAAGATTTCGAAGGCGCGGGGCTGACCGAAACGTCGTTCGATAAAACGAGCGGAGAACACGTCGTCACGGCGATGAACGCAAAAGACGGACTTATGTTTTTGCACACGAAGACGGTTATTCTCGCGATGGGCTGCAGAGAGCGGACGCGGGGCGCCCT
This Treponema socranskii subsp. buccale DNA region includes the following protein-coding sequences:
- a CDS encoding GNAT family N-acetyltransferase gives rise to the protein MRFIPVDEKKKAETLAFLTKYERTCVSLIEHVRRGESDIFSIEGDARETLGVISVKSRMLLCVPNARSLQNDKAFCSSLKVFLSDKKISCVNGEAEASHLIMKIFAELGRTPLHINEYALMTLSEAALKNLKTKEGRYASVSEGQQTLIARHTARAAGEKAYCEQFKIVRCGIKDADALMPLQLAYEAEEVLPPCRTQNPAVTRKNLERILKTEYVLALQNSRGETAAKANTNAIGIRWAQIGGVYTAPDFRRKGCASLLVETLAEKIVASNRLPVLYARNGNEGAQKAYSAIGFTKTGGFTIAYY
- a CDS encoding NAD(P)/FAD-dependent oxidoreductase, whose product is MNSMITYDVAIIGAGITGACIARELAKTSAKVALIEKENDVACGSSKANSAIVHGGFDPVPGTLMARLNVRGSELYPELAKKLHFDYENNGSLVIAFDEQGRTLLNTLLDRGKKNGVKDLRIVESEELHDMEPNLGDNSLAALYSPTAGIMCPYKATWAFAESAVINGAEFFRNTAVHAIEKTDGIFVLRTGHGEIRAKYVVNAAGIFADKVSAMAGARKFVIKQRRGEYCLLDNNCKSLVNHTLFQTPTALGKGVLVTQTVDGNILIGPSADDQSGDMNGYTGTTAASQADVLAKASLTIPDIPRGNIINSFAGIRAIACEADENGNAGESVEDFIIEEDANVKGFINASGICSPGLSAAPAIAEYVAELLKSAGLAVKKRNDFIEERKGITAFHTADIAMRLKLIKEDPLYGQIICRCETVTEAEIVQAIRSPLGALDVDGIKRRTRAGMGRCQSGFCSPRVTEILSREAHIPMTSVTKKGGASFMLAGKTRDFSDDESMQGAKR
- a CDS encoding iron-containing alcohol dehydrogenase, with the translated sequence MKYATFSIPNRIVHGAGALEFLSTLEGKKAVIVTGGSSMKKFGFIDEAKGYLEKAGMQVEVIDGVEPDPSIKTCKDGGAKMAEFKPDWIIALGGGSSMDAAKIMWVYYEYPGYNFDDLVAFKFPKLRTKAKLIGIPSTSGTASEITAFSVITDREKNIKYPLVSPDIIPDIAIVDDRIPAKMPPLVTAQTGMDVMTHAIEAYVSTAHDDYTDPYALEAIRLVFEYLERAVANGSDMEARGKMHTASTVAGIAFSNCSLGIVHSMAHKIGGEFHLTHGEANAIMLPYIIDYNRKETDRYSKLEGALGIDDIAKAVTALNRKVGITRTIQEGKNTVIPEDAFLKVLDLMSERAFNDACTLTNPRKTSPADIKKIYLAAYYGKDIDF
- the glpK gene encoding glycerol kinase GlpK, producing the protein MALISRRCAVSEKKYIVALDQGTTSSRAVVFNHGANKVASAQQEFNQYYPKPGWVEHDAEELFLSQLSVLREAVRSARIEEGQIAAIGITNQRETVVLWDKATGKPVYRAIVWQCRRTAELADELVLSGQGDVIREKTGLLPDAYFSGTKIKWILDNVEGVRKRAENGEILAGTIDTWLVWKLSGGKCHVTDYTNACRTMLFNIHTLKWDDDLLQLLGIPRCILPDVKDSSCVYTTTDKNVCGFEVPIASVIGDQQAALFGQGCFNEGETKSTYGTGCFMLMHTGTKPVASSHKLLTTIALGINGSVTYALEGSVFIGGALIKWLRDELGLIKTAHECDTLAETVSDSNDVIIVPAFTGLGAPYWDPYARGTIAGLTRGVNKAHICRAALEAIAFQVKDELECMKEDAGCAIPTLKVDGGASVSNPMMQFQSDILDTPVYRPKNVETTVTGAAFLAGLAVGVWHDKDELLGFWKMDKIFTPEMENKKRDALYASWKRAVERAKGWAIH
- a CDS encoding PFL family protein, which produces MIFSATEIEQTVNMFMRQKLDIRAITMGISLRDCISDDGKKCRNRIYDKIMKRAGNLVKVGREIEAEFGVPIINKRIAVTPIAMIAEASGERNYVAWAETLDKAAKELGVDFAGGFSALVQKGITAGDAVLIDSIPAALACTERVCSSVNLGSTKSGINMDAVKLMGQIVKKTAERTKEKDGIGCAKLVVFCNAPEDNPFMAGAFHGPGEGDAVLSVGVSGPGVILAAAKEYKGKPIDELADGIKKTAFKVSRMGQLVGTEAAHRLGVEFGILDLSLAPTPAVGDSVARILEECGLESAGAPGTTAALAMLTDMVKKGGVMASTKVGGLSGAFIPVSEDEGMIRAVKEHSITLEKLEAMTTVCSVGLDMIAIPGDTEASTISGIIADELAIGMVNNKTTAVRVIPVPGKTTGDWAEFGGLLGGAPIMAVNAFGCKEFIDRGGRIPAPIHSFRN